The following proteins are co-located in the Polymorphospora rubra genome:
- a CDS encoding argininosuccinate lyase produces the protein MSLNTYQQHHLRVAFEHHAGHLFGPMVRASQAHVVMLAERGLVPADRAALLLRGLGELRGDGGEPLVFDGSVEDVYFTVEKRLAAACGIPTSQLDVQMARSRNDLDAGVFRMVLREQLLRVVDRLLATGVTALDRADRYADVVITGYTHRRPAQPTTIGHALAGYAEALAGQAVAYADLLDQMNRSPLGSCAFAGTDLPIDPARLAELLGFDGLVTNSYEAVAGADHLVRVATLNAQALATGARLARTLMDWLTWRWVNTPEGFTQGSSIMPQKRNPVVLEHLVSMAGAAAGDAASVLNNVGAAWWEDSNNATTDVQTRLWDSDDRTERFFALLGGFLAELTPLEPPAPAEIVASGATTTAAADALTRHGVPFRAAHSVVGRLIRGGAPDTWTPERVRAAATDVGVPEPLGDTAVDDLIAAAVRPGLVLDRAQADGPGTAAVRAQVAVVRGVLDGVSVRVAGLRERLARADEALDAAVAGRVGR, from the coding sequence ATGAGCCTGAACACCTACCAGCAGCACCACCTGCGTGTCGCGTTCGAGCATCACGCGGGCCACCTCTTCGGCCCGATGGTGCGGGCCAGCCAGGCGCACGTGGTCATGCTCGCCGAACGGGGGCTGGTCCCGGCGGACCGGGCGGCCCTGCTGCTGCGCGGCCTCGGGGAGCTGCGCGGCGACGGTGGGGAGCCGCTGGTGTTCGACGGCAGTGTCGAGGACGTCTACTTCACCGTGGAGAAGCGGCTGGCCGCCGCGTGCGGCATCCCGACGTCGCAGCTCGACGTGCAGATGGCCCGCAGCCGCAACGACCTGGACGCCGGGGTGTTCCGGATGGTGCTGCGCGAGCAGCTGCTGCGGGTCGTCGACCGGCTGCTGGCGACCGGTGTGACGGCGTTGGACCGCGCCGACCGCTACGCCGACGTGGTGATCACCGGCTACACGCACCGCCGCCCGGCGCAGCCGACCACGATCGGCCACGCGCTGGCCGGGTACGCCGAGGCGCTGGCCGGCCAGGCGGTCGCGTACGCCGACCTGCTGGACCAGATGAACCGCTCGCCGCTCGGCTCGTGCGCGTTCGCCGGCACCGACCTGCCGATCGATCCGGCCCGGCTCGCCGAGCTGCTCGGCTTCGACGGGCTGGTGACCAACTCGTACGAGGCGGTCGCCGGCGCCGACCACCTGGTCCGGGTCGCCACCCTCAACGCGCAGGCGCTGGCGACCGGCGCCCGGCTGGCGCGCACGTTGATGGACTGGCTGACCTGGCGTTGGGTGAACACCCCGGAGGGTTTCACCCAGGGCAGCAGCATCATGCCGCAGAAGCGCAATCCGGTGGTGCTGGAGCATCTGGTGTCGATGGCCGGTGCCGCGGCGGGCGACGCCGCGTCGGTGCTCAACAACGTCGGCGCGGCCTGGTGGGAGGACTCCAACAACGCGACCACCGACGTGCAGACCCGGCTGTGGGACAGCGACGACCGCACCGAGCGGTTCTTCGCCCTGCTCGGGGGCTTCCTCGCCGAGCTGACCCCGCTGGAGCCGCCGGCTCCGGCGGAGATCGTCGCGTCGGGGGCGACGACCACGGCCGCCGCGGACGCGCTGACCCGGCACGGGGTGCCGTTCCGGGCCGCCCACTCGGTGGTGGGCCGGCTGATCCGTGGCGGCGCCCCGGACACCTGGACGCCGGAGCGGGTGCGGGCCGCCGCGACCGATGTCGGCGTGCCCGAACCGCTGGGCGACACCGCGGTCGACGACCTGATCGCCGCCGCCGTACGCCCCGGGCTGGTTCTCGACCGGGCCCAGGCCGACGGTCCGGGGACCGCCGCCGTACGCGCCCAGGTGGCCGTCGTCCGTGGGGTGCTCGACGGCGTCTCGGTGCGGGTCGCCGGCCTGCGGGAGCGGCTGGCCCGGGCCGACGAGGCGCTGGACGCCGCCGTGGCCGGACGGGTGGGCCGGTGA
- a CDS encoding amidohydrolase family protein, with amino-acid sequence MTHPDAPSGTDGVGPRPTGLDHVRTDGVGPRSTQPDQVRTDGVGPRSTHLDQVRSKERAIDVVDFHLHLGIQDDPVIRSCEEAAGMHPGGEHERAVRAAGNAPYAAAWRRAWAFPDPEPPADRLVEADRWADELRAQGVRRAVFVTGGGNDALADAVDRHPDLFLGFAHHDPFAPDAAAELERAVTVRGLRGLKLFAPLLRGPLDHPDLDPVWRTADRLRVPVLVHVGHYGSAGGLSSSPHDSPNHLARVARRFPELPFVVPHFGVQHVQELLFACWSCPNIHVDTSGSNQWVRWMPYRLTLDDLFRRCYETIGPGRIVFGSDSSWFPRGYVGRYLDDQLRICREMGMPESDLQAIFAGNAVRLLGLPT; translated from the coding sequence ATGACGCATCCCGACGCCCCATCCGGGACCGACGGAGTCGGTCCTCGTCCCACCGGCCTTGACCACGTCCGGACCGACGGAGTCGGTCCCCGGTCCACCCAGCCTGACCAGGTCCGGACCGACGGAGTCGGTCCTCGCTCCACCCACCTTGACCAGGTCCGAAGCAAGGAACGAGCAATCGACGTAGTCGATTTCCATCTCCACCTCGGCATCCAGGACGACCCGGTCATCCGCTCCTGCGAGGAGGCCGCCGGGATGCACCCCGGCGGCGAGCACGAGCGGGCGGTCCGCGCCGCCGGCAATGCCCCGTACGCGGCGGCGTGGCGGCGGGCCTGGGCGTTCCCGGATCCGGAGCCGCCCGCCGACCGGCTGGTGGAGGCCGACCGGTGGGCGGACGAGTTGCGCGCCCAGGGCGTACGCCGGGCGGTGTTCGTCACCGGCGGCGGCAACGACGCGCTCGCCGACGCCGTCGACCGGCACCCGGACCTGTTTCTCGGCTTCGCCCACCACGACCCGTTCGCGCCGGACGCGGCGGCCGAGCTGGAGCGGGCGGTGACCGTACGCGGCCTGCGCGGCCTGAAGCTGTTCGCCCCGCTGCTGCGCGGCCCGCTGGACCACCCGGACCTGGATCCGGTGTGGCGTACGGCGGACCGGCTGCGGGTGCCGGTCCTGGTGCACGTCGGCCACTACGGCAGTGCCGGCGGGTTGTCGTCGAGCCCGCACGACAGCCCGAACCACCTGGCCCGGGTCGCCCGGCGGTTTCCGGAGCTGCCGTTCGTGGTGCCGCACTTCGGGGTCCAGCACGTGCAGGAGCTGCTGTTCGCCTGCTGGAGCTGCCCGAACATCCACGTCGACACGTCGGGTTCGAACCAGTGGGTGCGCTGGATGCCGTACCGGCTCACGCTCGACGACCTGTTCCGCCGCTGCTACGAGACGATCGGCCCGGGGCGGATCGTGTTCGGCAGCGACTCGTCGTGGTTCCCGCGCGGCTACGTCGGCCGCTACCTCGACGACCAGTTACGCATCTGCCGGGAGATGGGGATGCCCGAGTCCGACCTGCAAGCGATCTTCGCCGGAAACGCCGTACGGCTGCTGGGTCTGCCGACCTAG
- a CDS encoding creatininase family protein, whose translation MGELIHASRVPGGELADVAATADFAVLPVGAVEWHGPHLPLGTDLILAEGFARSTGGDGRRGVLFPAVPYTACPGQTRPWPGTIAVRPEIAVAYLCDVLEGIVAAGFPRVLVVNGHDANMSTVRAAMEWVSGRHLASLLLANWFQLVTPAETTQIYGDLPARGHGGAYETSAVLGFDPDAVRPDAVTDLPPRPKLATGHPYVLIESRPNPWEGWSGHISLATRTTGDRVRELAATRLGELIDAWLAAPLPAAPDAAPLAEPESR comes from the coding sequence ATGGGTGAACTGATCCACGCCAGCCGGGTGCCCGGCGGTGAACTCGCCGACGTCGCCGCCACCGCCGACTTCGCCGTACTGCCGGTCGGGGCGGTCGAGTGGCACGGGCCGCACCTGCCGCTGGGCACCGACCTGATCCTCGCCGAGGGCTTCGCGAGGAGCACCGGCGGCGACGGCCGACGCGGGGTGCTCTTCCCGGCCGTGCCGTACACCGCCTGCCCCGGCCAGACCCGGCCCTGGCCGGGCACGATCGCGGTCCGGCCCGAGATCGCGGTGGCGTACCTGTGCGACGTGCTGGAGGGCATCGTCGCCGCCGGGTTCCCCCGGGTCCTGGTCGTCAACGGGCACGACGCCAACATGTCGACGGTGCGCGCGGCGATGGAGTGGGTGTCCGGCCGGCACCTGGCCAGCCTGCTGCTGGCCAACTGGTTCCAGCTGGTCACCCCGGCGGAGACCACGCAGATCTACGGCGACCTGCCGGCCCGCGGCCACGGCGGCGCGTACGAGACGTCGGCGGTGCTCGGCTTCGACCCCGACGCGGTACGCCCCGACGCCGTCACCGACCTGCCGCCCCGGCCGAAGCTGGCCACCGGCCACCCGTACGTGCTGATCGAGTCCCGCCCGAATCCGTGGGAGGGCTGGTCCGGTCACATCTCGCTGGCCACGCGGACGACGGGGGACCGGGTCCGCGAACTCGCCGCCACCCGGCTCGGCGAGCTGATCGACGCCTGGCTCGCCGCCCCACTACCGGCCGCCCCCGACGCCGCTCCGCTGGCGGAACCCGAATCACGATGA
- a CDS encoding ABC transporter permease: MSSTTLGARAAVLTGRLRGGSGAGWFPYLLVLPLALVLWGYVVQPMLATFGESVAEDGTGNYLSFLGSAGVARASLLTSLAISAASVLLCGIVGVGMAFLLKRFTFPGRRLIEAIILVPAALPPLIGAISFQLLYSETGILPRGLQQLFGTANPVLPFDGIAGVLVVHTFTMYPFFYLAASAALAGMDPSVEEAAYNLGASRVRVWRTILLPMLTPALVSGSLLVFMTSLASYTAPLLFGVDQTMTMQIYINRTNGDLPMASTYASVLGIVSIVFLLGMRWYEGRRSYRSMSKGIAAHRREITNPFGRWLALLGSLLATVVLLAPVATIALVAFSADGSWTTEVIPSVYTTENFVAIFTEPRSFQPILNSLQMSALATVGCIVIGVLTAYAVRRLKFFGRGLLDVAVMIAWALPGTVVAINLISAFSTGNAFSLGQVLVGTFWIVPLAYFVRFLPLVFRSSSAALAQLDPSMEEAARNLGATWWRAFRTVTLRLMLPGVFAGALLAFVHGVGEFVASVLIYTSSTTPISVAINNRMYSFEMGTAAAYGMLQVALIFVVMLVSGRLENGGRRTSREATQWVN, encoded by the coding sequence GTGAGCTCGACCACCCTCGGCGCCCGTGCCGCCGTCCTCACCGGGCGGCTGCGCGGCGGATCCGGTGCCGGCTGGTTCCCGTACCTGCTGGTCCTGCCGCTGGCCCTGGTCCTGTGGGGCTACGTCGTGCAGCCGATGCTCGCCACCTTCGGGGAGAGCGTCGCCGAGGACGGCACCGGCAACTACCTCAGCTTCCTGGGCAGCGCCGGCGTCGCCCGCGCCTCGCTGCTCACCTCGCTCGCCATCTCCGCGGCCAGCGTCCTGCTCTGCGGCATCGTCGGCGTCGGCATGGCGTTCCTGCTCAAGCGGTTCACCTTCCCCGGCCGGCGGCTCATCGAGGCGATCATCCTGGTGCCGGCCGCGCTGCCGCCGCTGATCGGCGCGATCTCGTTCCAGCTGCTCTACAGCGAGACCGGCATCCTGCCCCGCGGCCTGCAACAGCTCTTCGGCACCGCGAACCCGGTGCTGCCGTTCGACGGCATCGCCGGCGTGCTCGTCGTGCACACCTTCACCATGTACCCGTTCTTCTACCTGGCCGCGTCCGCCGCCCTGGCCGGCATGGACCCGTCGGTGGAGGAGGCCGCGTACAACCTCGGTGCCAGCCGGGTCCGGGTGTGGCGCACCATCCTGCTGCCGATGCTGACCCCGGCCCTGGTCAGCGGCTCGCTGCTGGTCTTCATGACGTCGCTGGCGTCGTACACCGCGCCGCTGCTGTTCGGCGTCGACCAGACGATGACGATGCAGATCTACATCAACCGCACCAACGGCGACCTGCCGATGGCGTCCACCTACGCCTCGGTGCTCGGTATCGTCTCGATCGTCTTCCTGCTCGGCATGCGCTGGTACGAGGGGCGGCGCAGCTACCGCTCGATGTCCAAGGGCATCGCCGCCCACCGCCGCGAGATCACCAACCCGTTCGGCCGCTGGCTGGCGCTGCTCGGCTCGCTGCTGGCCACCGTCGTCCTGCTCGCCCCGGTCGCCACGATCGCGCTGGTCGCCTTCTCCGCGGACGGCTCGTGGACCACCGAGGTGATCCCGAGCGTCTACACCACCGAGAACTTCGTCGCGATCTTCACCGAGCCGCGGTCGTTCCAGCCGATCCTGAACTCGCTGCAGATGAGCGCGCTGGCCACGGTCGGCTGCATCGTCATCGGCGTGCTCACCGCGTACGCGGTACGGCGGCTGAAGTTCTTCGGCCGCGGGCTGCTCGACGTCGCCGTCATGATCGCCTGGGCGCTGCCCGGCACCGTCGTCGCGATCAACCTGATCTCGGCGTTCAGCACCGGCAACGCGTTCAGCCTCGGCCAGGTCCTCGTCGGCACCTTCTGGATCGTGCCGCTGGCGTACTTCGTCCGGTTCCTGCCGCTGGTGTTCCGGTCCAGTTCGGCCGCGCTGGCCCAGCTCGACCCGAGCATGGAGGAGGCCGCCCGCAACCTCGGCGCCACCTGGTGGCGGGCGTTCCGCACCGTCACCCTGCGGCTGATGCTGCCCGGCGTGTTCGCCGGTGCCCTGCTGGCCTTCGTGCACGGCGTCGGCGAGTTCGTCGCCTCGGTGCTGATCTACACCTCCAGCACCACGCCGATCTCGGTGGCGATCAACAACCGGATGTACTCGTTCGAGATGGGCACCGCCGCCGCGTACGGCATGCTCCAGGTGGCCCTGATCTTCGTGGTGATGCTGGTGTCCGGCCGGCTGGAGAACGGCGGCCGGCGCACCTCGCGGGAGGCGACCCAATGGGTGAACTGA
- a CDS encoding ABC transporter ATP-binding protein, translating to MSKRFARGGDVAAVDDVDLTIAAGEFFTLLGPSGCGKTTTLRMVAGFYFPTSGHIRFGGEDVTRRPPNKRDTGMVFQNYALFPHMSVAQNVAYGLKIRKVGRAESARRVDEALAQVHLGGYGTRRIDELSGGQQQRVALARALVIRPRTLLLDEPLSNLDAKLREETRAEIRRIQRDAGLTSIYVTHDQAEAMAMSDRIAVMESGRVRQVGSPQEIYHRPATTFVARFIGRSNVLSLPVLGATDTTVDVGLPGGGRATAKAPEGHGLTENDTALVSIRPEHVALARPGDKDTLPGQVTDVEFTGMSTNLTLDVAGTTVNVSAIDVPATVAVGDRLEVRLPADRMWVVRP from the coding sequence GTGAGCAAGCGCTTCGCCCGCGGCGGTGACGTGGCGGCGGTCGACGACGTCGACCTCACCATCGCGGCCGGCGAGTTCTTCACCCTGCTCGGACCCAGCGGCTGCGGCAAGACCACCACCCTGCGGATGGTCGCCGGGTTCTACTTCCCGACCTCGGGACACATCCGCTTCGGCGGCGAGGACGTCACCCGTCGGCCGCCGAACAAGCGTGACACCGGCATGGTCTTCCAGAACTACGCGCTCTTCCCGCACATGTCCGTGGCCCAGAACGTCGCGTACGGCCTCAAGATCCGCAAGGTGGGCCGGGCCGAGTCCGCCCGCCGCGTCGACGAGGCACTGGCCCAGGTGCACCTGGGCGGCTACGGCACCCGCCGCATCGACGAGCTCTCCGGCGGTCAGCAGCAGCGGGTCGCGCTGGCCCGCGCCCTGGTCATCCGGCCGCGTACCCTGCTGCTCGACGAGCCGCTGTCCAACCTGGACGCGAAGCTGCGCGAGGAGACCCGCGCCGAGATCCGCCGCATCCAGCGCGACGCCGGCCTCACCTCCATCTACGTCACCCACGACCAGGCCGAGGCGATGGCCATGTCGGACCGCATCGCGGTGATGGAGTCCGGCAGGGTCCGCCAGGTCGGCAGCCCGCAGGAGATCTACCACCGGCCCGCGACCACCTTCGTGGCGCGCTTCATCGGCCGCAGCAACGTGCTGTCCCTGCCGGTCCTCGGCGCCACCGACACCACCGTCGACGTCGGCCTGCCCGGCGGCGGTCGGGCCACCGCCAAGGCACCCGAGGGCCACGGGCTCACCGAGAACGACACCGCCCTGGTCTCCATCCGCCCCGAACACGTCGCGCTGGCCCGGCCCGGCGACAAGGACACCCTGCCCGGCCAGGTCACCGACGTCGAGTTCACCGGCATGTCGACGAACCTGACCCTCGACGTCGCCGGCACCACGGTCAACGTGTCGGCCATCGACGTACCCGCCACCGTCGCGGTCGGCGACCGCCTCGAGGTACGGCTGCCCGCCGACCGCATGTGGGTGGTGCGGCCGTGA